The following proteins are encoded in a genomic region of Paenibacillus sp. FSL H3-0469:
- a CDS encoding ABC transporter permease, whose amino-acid sequence MKPMMAQCKAELLRIIRNPYYVFWSLLMPIMFYFIFTRVVNTGTDDTKQWQAHYLMSMAAFSVMGSAIMTLGIRLVQEQTQGWNTFIRITPLPSPVYFFGKMFGQSVMHLFSILCIFAAGYLINGVSLTAAQWLLSGLWLLAGSLPFLALGTIIGSMKRVDTASGVSNVLYMGLAVAGGMWMPLDIMPKLMQKIGHWLPSYNYGGGAWAIVAGGSPSWKAVLLLLGYLAVFMLLSVYIRRKQEAV is encoded by the coding sequence ATGAAACCAATGATGGCCCAGTGCAAGGCAGAGCTGCTGCGGATTATCCGCAATCCCTATTATGTATTCTGGTCGCTGCTCATGCCGATTATGTTCTACTTCATTTTCACCCGGGTGGTGAATACGGGGACGGACGATACGAAGCAGTGGCAGGCGCATTATCTGATGTCGATGGCGGCCTTCAGCGTGATGGGCTCGGCGATTATGACCCTCGGCATCCGGCTGGTGCAGGAGCAGACGCAGGGCTGGAATACGTTTATCCGCATTACTCCGCTGCCGTCCCCGGTATATTTTTTCGGCAAAATGTTCGGTCAGAGCGTCATGCATCTGTTCTCGATCCTGTGTATTTTCGCAGCCGGGTATCTGATCAACGGGGTGTCGCTGACAGCAGCGCAGTGGCTGCTTAGTGGCCTGTGGCTGCTTGCGGGCTCGCTGCCTTTTCTCGCGCTGGGTACGATTATCGGGTCCATGAAGCGGGTGGATACGGCGAGCGGGGTGAGCAATGTGCTCTATATGGGGCTGGCGGTGGCCGGGGGCATGTGGATGCCTCTCGACATTATGCCTAAGCTGATGCAGAAGATCGGGCACTGGCTGCCGTCCTACAATTATGGAGGTGGAGCCTGGGCGATTGTAGCGGGAGGTTCCCCGTCGTGGAAGGCTGTGCTGCTGCTGCTCGGTTACCTGGCCGTATTTATGTTATTATCGGTCTATATAAGGCGAAAACAGGAAGCGGTGTAA
- a CDS encoding TetR/AcrR family transcriptional regulator, with the protein MTNEKQGLRERKKEETRRTLSDVACRLAMEKGASQVRVEDIAAAANVSMRTFNNYFASKEAAIVGNAYQRSERIAATLASRPSGEPLQDSIRAAVLDGFAETTDRQWYARVVLLRDDPALFGATRKVEIEIERELAKVIAERTHKDVKLDLYPDLLAALLMAAIRTAVFHWVSAPPGGQTLNDMLEQAIGQLRFE; encoded by the coding sequence ATGACGAATGAAAAACAGGGCTTGAGAGAACGCAAAAAAGAAGAGACCAGGCGGACGCTGAGCGATGTAGCCTGCAGACTTGCCATGGAGAAAGGGGCCAGCCAGGTCCGGGTGGAGGATATTGCCGCAGCTGCGAATGTCTCCATGCGGACGTTCAATAACTATTTTGCGTCCAAAGAGGCTGCGATTGTCGGCAATGCGTACCAGCGTTCCGAGCGGATAGCGGCTACCCTTGCCAGCCGTCCGTCCGGGGAACCGCTGCAAGACTCGATCCGGGCTGCTGTGCTTGACGGATTCGCCGAGACAACGGACCGGCAGTGGTATGCCCGCGTCGTCCTCCTTCGTGATGATCCGGCATTGTTCGGCGCCACACGCAAGGTGGAGATCGAGATTGAGCGGGAGCTGGCCAAGGTGATTGCGGAACGTACACATAAGGATGTGAAGCTCGACCTGTATCCGGACTTATTGGCCGCGCTGCTTATGGCAGCGATACGCACAGCGGTTTTCCATTGGGTAAGTGCACCTCCCGGAGGACAGACGCTGAACGACATGCTGGAACAGGCGATTGGGCAATTGAGGTTTGAGTAA
- a CDS encoding ABC transporter ATP-binding protein — MEHVIEMNNVSRSFQEKQAVKQVSFTISRGSITAVLGPNGAGKTTTLAMLLGLLEPSEGSVKVFGLKPADVRVKQRTGAMLQEVSVMDRLKVREILALIRSYYPQPMEMEVLLQATGLGPADLNRYAEKLSGGQKRSLSFALALAGNPDLLFFDEPTVGLDTTARRHFWERVRGLADQGKTILFTTHYLQEAEDIADRILLFNRGMLAADGSPDEIKARLVKKSLSFLASGDPALLRSQLLELPAVEGCYEKDGRLHVTTENTDEALRAIFVNGLAVQDVRIDQGKLDEAFEQLTLNQEEAAV, encoded by the coding sequence ATGGAACATGTCATTGAAATGAACAATGTCAGCCGCAGCTTCCAGGAGAAGCAAGCGGTGAAGCAGGTAAGCTTCACGATTAGCCGCGGCTCGATCACAGCGGTGCTTGGCCCTAATGGAGCCGGCAAAACCACTACACTGGCGATGCTTCTGGGCCTGCTTGAGCCTTCGGAGGGCAGCGTGAAGGTGTTCGGTCTTAAGCCGGCAGATGTCAGAGTGAAGCAGCGGACCGGAGCCATGCTCCAGGAGGTCAGCGTCATGGACCGGCTGAAGGTCCGGGAGATTCTGGCCCTGATCCGCAGCTATTATCCGCAGCCTATGGAGATGGAGGTGCTGCTTCAGGCGACGGGGCTGGGGCCGGCGGATCTGAACCGCTATGCGGAGAAGCTTTCCGGCGGACAGAAGCGCAGTCTCAGCTTCGCGCTGGCGCTGGCGGGCAACCCGGATCTGCTGTTTTTTGACGAGCCGACGGTGGGGCTGGATACGACAGCCCGGCGGCATTTCTGGGAGAGGGTGCGGGGACTGGCCGACCAGGGCAAGACGATCCTGTTCACCACCCATTATTTGCAGGAGGCGGAGGATATCGCGGACCGGATTCTGCTGTTCAACCGGGGAATGCTGGCGGCGGACGGAAGCCCGGACGAGATTAAGGCGAGACTGGTTAAGAAGTCGCTGTCCTTCCTGGCGTCCGGCGACCCGGCACTGCTGCGCAGTCAATTGCTGGAGCTGCCAGCCGTGGAAGGCTGCTACGAGAAGGATGGACGCCTGCATGTGACGACAGAGAATACGGATGAGGCGCTGCGCGCTATTTTCGTGAACGGACTGGCTGTGCAGGATGTACGGATCGACCAGGGGAAGCTGGATGAAGCGTTCGAGCAATTGACCCTGAATCAAGAGGAGGCGGCAGTATGA
- a CDS encoding prolyl oligopeptidase family serine peptidase, with protein MVQVDGQETKVAARLTHKVFFERDDIEFTFQWLLSFVHCGGVSQGEVFKLARNIDPNSLASWKTEFEKEAVKIEATAENCLKKGHLISASEAFIRAHSYYRAAFYGAFPGEPDFARYHGKSVECFRKALDAKSEQIPHEWVEVEYKGYKFPGCFLKAEHGNAPKPTIIFHNGGETHKEDTYFLGGQAAIDRGYNALIVDLPYDVCVRFYEPEATARNFPREELYNVYRATTDFVLARPDVDPERLVVSGMSYGGAKTMVHASCDDRFAAAVPNSPVYSMASFIERGMPSFLRGTAEEAKEASKKMPYTGQVLFAGLAWSHGLDSIAGWHGSAGEVMEVDPKDVKCPLLSMYSEAEHPEMQRQAIDTYEKAPNKKNAIFKGTEEDGADLHCQLNNLPLSYQVMFDWLDEVLDYNIQLQPAQ; from the coding sequence ATGGTACAGGTAGACGGGCAAGAGACAAAGGTGGCTGCACGATTAACGCATAAGGTATTCTTCGAGCGGGATGACATTGAGTTCACGTTCCAGTGGCTGCTGTCGTTCGTACATTGCGGCGGTGTGTCGCAGGGTGAAGTATTTAAGCTTGCACGGAACATCGATCCGAACTCTTTGGCCAGCTGGAAGACTGAATTCGAGAAGGAAGCCGTTAAAATCGAGGCAACGGCAGAGAACTGCCTGAAGAAGGGACATCTGATCAGTGCCAGCGAGGCTTTTATCCGTGCCCACTCGTATTACCGGGCAGCCTTCTATGGAGCTTTTCCCGGTGAACCGGATTTCGCGCGGTATCACGGCAAAAGTGTGGAATGTTTCCGCAAGGCGCTTGATGCGAAGTCTGAGCAGATTCCCCATGAGTGGGTCGAGGTGGAGTACAAGGGGTATAAGTTCCCGGGGTGCTTCCTGAAGGCGGAGCACGGTAATGCGCCTAAGCCAACGATTATCTTTCATAACGGCGGGGAGACACACAAGGAAGACACTTATTTTCTCGGAGGGCAAGCGGCTATTGACCGGGGATATAACGCGCTGATCGTAGATCTTCCTTATGATGTATGTGTCCGGTTCTATGAACCTGAGGCGACCGCCAGAAACTTCCCGCGGGAAGAGCTGTATAATGTCTACAGAGCCACCACGGATTTCGTCCTGGCCCGTCCGGATGTGGACCCTGAGCGGCTGGTTGTCAGCGGTATGAGCTATGGCGGGGCCAAAACGATGGTTCATGCAAGCTGTGACGACCGCTTCGCAGCGGCAGTGCCCAACTCACCGGTGTACTCCATGGCGTCCTTCATTGAACGCGGAATGCCTTCGTTCCTGCGTGGCACCGCGGAGGAAGCGAAAGAAGCGAGCAAAAAGATGCCGTACACCGGCCAGGTCCTGTTCGCCGGATTAGCCTGGTCCCATGGCTTGGACAGCATTGCCGGGTGGCATGGTTCAGCCGGAGAAGTGATGGAGGTTGATCCTAAAGACGTCAAGTGTCCCCTGCTCTCCATGTATTCGGAAGCGGAGCATCCCGAGATGCAGCGGCAAGCGATCGACACTTACGAGAAGGCTCCGAACAAGAAGAATGCGATCTTCAAGGGGACGGAGGAGGATGGTGCCGACCTGCATTGCCAGCTGAACAATCTGCCGCTCAGCTACCAGGTAATGTTTGACTGGCTGGATGAGGTACTGGATTATAACATTCAGCTACAACCGGCGCAGTAA